A region of Legionella donaldsonii DNA encodes the following proteins:
- a CDS encoding response regulator transcription factor, with protein MVKTKRETLTETNLINSPFFQVFAKNYLDYLGNSNPTHKQLAEIQALLSNTWIRLPICFDLRLSEQEKQCLYLSAQGKGLKEIAAFLKVSMRRVTQYRQAIFKKLGCRNITSAIIVGIRYGVIKKGDVLDD; from the coding sequence ATGGTGAAAACAAAGCGAGAAACCTTAACGGAAACGAATTTAATCAATAGTCCCTTCTTTCAAGTCTTTGCAAAAAATTACCTGGACTATTTAGGGAATAGTAATCCTACCCACAAACAGCTAGCCGAAATCCAGGCCTTGCTTTCCAATACCTGGATAAGACTACCGATTTGTTTCGACCTGCGTTTAAGTGAGCAGGAAAAACAATGTCTTTACTTATCCGCCCAAGGCAAAGGGCTGAAAGAAATTGCAGCGTTTCTAAAGGTCTCCATGCGACGAGTGACTCAATATCGGCAAGCTATCTTTAAAAAATTAGGATGCAGAAATATAACCAGTGCGATTATTGTAGGTATTCGCTATGGGGTGATTAAGAAGGGGGATGTACTGGACGATTAA
- a CDS encoding helix-turn-helix domain-containing protein → MSYENIWDAIADTAGESANMQAKAELMRQIVAIIKKNGWKQVEAAQDCGITQPRLNDMLLGRISRFSLDALVNIAAAIGQRVHIELEET, encoded by the coding sequence ATGAGTTATGAAAATATTTGGGATGCGATTGCTGATACAGCTGGGGAATCAGCTAATATGCAAGCGAAAGCCGAATTGATGCGCCAAATTGTAGCGATTATTAAAAAAAATGGTTGGAAACAAGTTGAAGCAGCTCAAGATTGCGGAATTACCCAACCCCGCTTAAATGATATGTTACTAGGCCGCATTTCTCGATTTTCATTAGATGCCTTGGTAAATATTGCAGCGGCTATTGGGCAACGGGTGCATATTGAATTGGAGGAAACATAA